The bacterium genomic sequence ACCGGGACAACATGTTCCGGATCGAGACCCCGGAAGAGGAAGAGCTGTTCGCCAAGCCGATGAACTGCCCCGGGCACGTCATGATCTACGACACCGGGGTGCGCTCGTACCGCGAGTTGCCGGTGCGGATGGCCGAGTTCGGCACCGTCTACCGCTACGAGCGGACCGGGACGATGCACGGCCTGTTCCGCGTGCGCGGCTTCACCCAGGACGACGCCCACATCTTCTGCCGCCCCGACCAGATCAACGAGGAGGTCGAGGACCTGCTGGACCTCGTCAAGACCGTCTTCGACGCCTTCGGCTTCGCCGAGCGGCGCTACGAGCTGTCGGTCTGGGATCCGGCGCACCGCGAGAACTACGTCGGCGAGCCGGAGGAGTGGGACGCCGCGGAGAAGGCGCTCAAGGCCTCGCTGGACAAGTTCGGCCTCGAGCACAAGCGCTACGTCGGCGAGGCCGCGTTCTACGGGCCGAAGATCGACGTCAAGGTCTTCGACGCGATCGGCCGCCCGTGGCAGCTCTCGACGATCCAGTTCGACTTCAACCTGCCCCGCCGGTTCGGCATCTCCTTCGTCGACGCCGACGGGCAGCGCAAGACCCCCTACATGGTCCACCGGGCGATCGTCGGCTCGCTGGAGCGGTTCTTCGGCATCCTCGTCGAGCACTTCGCGGGGGCCTTCCCGCCGTGGCTCGCCCCGGTGCAGGCCAAGGTCCTCCCGGTCTCGGAGAAGGTGGCCGAATACGCCGAATCGTTGGGGGCCCGCCTGAAGGCGGCCGGCATCCGCGTCGAGGTGGACCGGCGCCCGGAGAAAATCGGCGCCAAAATCCGCGACGCGGAACTGGAGAAGATTCCGTACATGCTCGTGGTCGGGCCGCGCGAGGCGCAGGCCGACGCCGTCTCCCTCCGCCTGCGCAAAGTGGGCGACCAAGGGACGACGCCCGTCGCCGCCTTCGTCGAGCGGGCGCTCGCCGCGATCAAGACCCGCAGCCTAGAACCGTAACCAAGGAGCCCCAGCAATGCCGAAGCTCAAGACCCACCGCGGGGCGGCCAAGCGTTTCCGCGTGACCGCCAACGGGAAGATCAAGCGGGGCAAGGCCTACAAGAGCCACATCCTCACCCACAAGGACAGCAAGCGGCGCCGCCACCTCGACTTCGACGTGATCCTGCCGGAGTGCGAGGCCCAGGTGGTGCACAAGATGCTGCCCTACGGCCGCCCGTAACGATCGTTCCGCCACCGCGGCCGCGTCCGATCCACGACGCGGCCCCGCCCGCGCGCCGGGATATGCCCGTCCGGCCCGGGCGACCCTGAAACGGGGCCGCAAGCAGCGGCCCGGCGCCCTAGGGGCCGAAGAGGCCCGCGAAAAGCGCAGGAGGATTCAATGCCGAGAGTCAAACGGGGCAACAAGCGGCGCGAGCGCCGCAAGAAGATTTTGGCCCGGGCGAAGGGCTATTACCTCACCAAAGGCAACTGCTATCGCATGGCGAGGGAGCAGGTCGACCGCTCGCTGAACTTCGCCTTCCGCGACCGCCGCCAGAAGAAGCGCCAGTTCCGCTCCCTCTGGATCGCCCGGATCAGCGGCGCCTGCCGCCCGCTGGGGATCTCCTACAGCCGCCTGATCAACGGCCTCGACATCGCCGGCATCATGATCGACCGGCGCGTGCTGGCCGAGATGGCGATGATGCAGCCGACGGCGTTCGCCTCGCTTTGCGAGCGCGCCAAGGCCGCGCTGCCGCAGCCGGTCCAAGCCTGACCGCCTCCGGCAAGCTGCTCTT encodes the following:
- the rpmI gene encoding 50S ribosomal protein L35, giving the protein MPKLKTHRGAAKRFRVTANGKIKRGKAYKSHILTHKDSKRRRHLDFDVILPECEAQVVHKMLPYGRP
- the rplT gene encoding 50S ribosomal protein L20 gives rise to the protein MPRVKRGNKRRERRKKILARAKGYYLTKGNCYRMAREQVDRSLNFAFRDRRQKKRQFRSLWIARISGACRPLGISYSRLINGLDIAGIMIDRRVLAEMAMMQPTAFASLCERAKAALPQPVQA
- the thrS gene encoding threonine--tRNA ligase, which codes for MPDQIHVTLPDGRVVEAAAGAAAKDVARSAALPRLADALAVRIDGKPADLDRALSSDCHLALILPEDPDALHIYRHTTSHLMAQAIKELFPETKIAQGPATEEGFYYDFGRATPFTDDDLPKIEERMREIVARALPIVRREVSKDEALRLFGEEQEPYKLHFVREKSGPVASYYQQGEFRDFCLGPHLPNTAKIGAFKLLSVAAAYWLGSEKNETLWRIYGTAFPTEAELEAHLTRLEEAKKRDHRRLCKDLDLVSIHEKAGAGLIFWHPRGTIVRREIEEFLREELNRRNYVFVTTPHMYRNELFKTSGHYDYYRDNMFRIETPEEEELFAKPMNCPGHVMIYDTGVRSYRELPVRMAEFGTVYRYERTGTMHGLFRVRGFTQDDAHIFCRPDQINEEVEDLLDLVKTVFDAFGFAERRYELSVWDPAHRENYVGEPEEWDAAEKALKASLDKFGLEHKRYVGEAAFYGPKIDVKVFDAIGRPWQLSTIQFDFNLPRRFGISFVDADGQRKTPYMVHRAIVGSLERFFGILVEHFAGAFPPWLAPVQAKVLPVSEKVAEYAESLGARLKAAGIRVEVDRRPEKIGAKIRDAELEKIPYMLVVGPREAQADAVSLRLRKVGDQGTTPVAAFVERALAAIKTRSLEP